A single Lysinibacter sp. HNR DNA region contains:
- a CDS encoding RbsD/FucU family protein produces MGIHPILSGEILLHLDRMGHSDSVVIADAHFPAHRLGKRVIELPTLTTPEVVAAIRTVLPLDDAPAIDLMRSPDERVLEVQWELIDAARTDVDTVRFVDRFEYYDVAERAYLIIRTGETRTYANALLRKGLVNDFTTYGTSPDDAVFSASGFETEFEENG; encoded by the coding sequence ATGGGAATACATCCGATCTTAAGCGGTGAGATTCTTTTGCATCTTGATCGCATGGGCCACTCCGACTCGGTGGTCATTGCCGATGCTCACTTTCCCGCACATCGCCTAGGAAAACGGGTCATTGAGCTTCCCACGCTGACAACTCCCGAGGTTGTTGCGGCAATTCGCACCGTGCTCCCGCTGGACGATGCCCCGGCCATCGACCTCATGCGCAGCCCAGACGAGAGAGTCCTCGAGGTGCAGTGGGAACTGATCGACGCGGCCAGAACCGATGTGGATACGGTGCGTTTTGTCGACCGCTTTGAATATTACGATGTTGCCGAGCGAGCCTATCTCATTATCCGCACGGGAGAGACCCGCACCTACGCCAATGCTCTCTTGCGTAAGGGTTTGGTCAACGACTTCACCACCTACGGTACCTCCCCCGACGATGCTGTGTTCTCCGCCTCGGGATTTGAGACGGAGTTTGAAGAGAATGGGTGA
- a CDS encoding SDR family oxidoreductase, with amino-acid sequence MNPECDGLVAIVTGGASGIGAAIAERLHRAGATVAVCDLKPEEANPAHFAVRTDIADDASVRAAITAITERFGRVDIVVNNAGIGAQGTVADNTDDEWARVLSVNVTGIARVTRAALPWLRTSPSASVVNTSSIAATAGLPERALYSASKGAVLSLTRAMAADHLREGIRVNCVNPGTADTPWVGRLLDSALDPEAERRALNARQPHGRLVTATEVADAVVYLASPRSGSTTGTSIAVDGGMHGLRLRPE; translated from the coding sequence ATGAATCCAGAGTGCGACGGGCTCGTTGCAATCGTCACCGGCGGAGCCTCGGGAATCGGAGCCGCCATCGCCGAGCGCCTGCATCGGGCGGGTGCCACGGTTGCGGTCTGCGACCTCAAGCCCGAGGAAGCGAACCCCGCACATTTTGCCGTGCGCACCGACATTGCGGATGACGCCTCCGTGCGCGCCGCTATTACCGCCATCACCGAACGTTTTGGTCGGGTCGATATCGTGGTGAACAACGCCGGGATAGGCGCACAGGGCACAGTGGCGGATAACACCGACGACGAATGGGCTCGTGTCCTCAGCGTGAACGTCACGGGCATCGCACGAGTCACGCGCGCAGCGCTTCCCTGGTTGCGCACCTCTCCCTCCGCCAGCGTCGTCAATACCTCATCGATTGCGGCCACTGCAGGCCTTCCCGAACGGGCCCTCTACAGCGCCTCGAAGGGAGCCGTGCTCTCCCTTACCCGGGCAATGGCAGCGGATCACCTTCGCGAGGGAATTCGCGTGAACTGCGTAAACCCGGGCACGGCAGACACACCCTGGGTTGGCCGTCTCCTCGATAGCGCCCTCGACCCGGAGGCCGAACGACGCGCACTCAACGCCCGCCAGCCGCACGGGCGGCTCGTTACCGCCACCGAGGTTGCCGACGCAGTTGTCTACCTGGCCAGCCCACGGTCAGGATCAACCACCGGAACCTCCATAGCCGTCGACGGGGGAATGCACGGACTCAGGCTTCGTCCGGAGTAG
- a CDS encoding L-fuconate dehydratase: MSTVVALETSDVRFPTSLLLDGSDAMNPDPDYSAAYLRILTDSDDGLVGHGFVFTIGRGNDVQVAAIEALTDHLLGKNVEDLLDNMGETWRSLVGDSQLRWLGPEKGVMHMAIGAVINALWDLKAKRAGLPLWQLLGRMTPEELVELVDFRYLTDAMTREDALAILKRAQSGRAEREVSLLQTGYPAYTTTPGWLGYSDEKLVRLATEAVNDGFRMIKLKVGGDLEDDIRRMRIARETVGPDIRIGTDANQRWGVAEAIEWMSHLTEFDVAWIEEPTSPDDILGHAAIARGVAPIPVATGEHMQNRIMFKQFLQADALQVLQIDATRVAGVNENIAILLLAAHFGVPVCPHAGGVGLCEAVQHLSMFDFVAVSGSMEGRVIEYVDHLHEHFVTPTDVRQGAYWPPLVPGAGTEMLEQSRIQYGREARQVRESGSGSRESDSVSQGSREPGSVFREPARVPRG, from the coding sequence GTGAGCACCGTTGTTGCACTGGAGACCAGTGACGTTCGTTTTCCCACCTCGCTACTGCTCGACGGATCGGATGCGATGAACCCCGATCCCGACTACTCCGCGGCCTACCTGCGCATCCTCACGGATTCCGATGACGGCCTGGTGGGGCACGGTTTTGTGTTCACGATCGGACGTGGCAACGACGTTCAGGTTGCGGCGATCGAAGCTCTCACCGATCACCTTCTGGGTAAAAATGTGGAGGACCTCCTCGACAATATGGGCGAAACGTGGCGCTCCCTGGTAGGCGACTCGCAGTTACGCTGGCTCGGACCCGAAAAGGGCGTGATGCACATGGCCATCGGGGCCGTCATCAACGCCCTCTGGGATCTGAAAGCCAAGCGCGCCGGGCTGCCCCTCTGGCAGCTACTCGGGCGAATGACCCCCGAAGAGCTGGTGGAGTTGGTGGACTTTCGCTACCTCACCGACGCTATGACGCGAGAGGATGCCCTGGCAATCCTCAAGCGGGCACAATCGGGTCGGGCCGAGCGTGAGGTGAGCCTTCTGCAAACGGGTTACCCCGCCTACACCACAACCCCCGGGTGGCTCGGGTACAGCGACGAAAAGCTGGTCCGCCTGGCTACCGAGGCCGTGAACGATGGTTTTCGGATGATTAAGCTCAAGGTGGGCGGCGACCTCGAAGACGATATCAGGCGGATGCGCATAGCGAGGGAGACGGTGGGGCCGGATATTCGCATTGGGACGGATGCCAATCAGCGCTGGGGTGTTGCCGAGGCGATCGAGTGGATGAGTCACCTCACCGAGTTTGATGTGGCCTGGATTGAGGAACCCACGAGCCCCGACGACATCCTGGGGCACGCCGCAATCGCCCGCGGTGTGGCGCCGATTCCGGTTGCGACGGGTGAACACATGCAGAATCGCATCATGTTTAAGCAGTTCTTGCAGGCGGATGCGCTTCAGGTTTTGCAGATTGACGCCACCCGGGTTGCGGGTGTGAATGAAAATATTGCTATCCTGCTGCTGGCGGCACACTTTGGTGTTCCGGTGTGTCCGCACGCGGGAGGTGTGGGCCTGTGCGAGGCGGTGCAGCACCTCTCGATGTTTGACTTTGTGGCGGTTTCAGGGAGTATGGAGGGTCGTGTGATCGAGTACGTTGATCACCTGCACGAACACTTCGTGACCCCAACCGATGTTCGTCAGGGCGCGTATTGGCCTCCGTTGGTTCCCGGGGCCGGCACCGAGATGCTGGAGCAGAGCCGGATCCAGTATGGTCGTGAGGCACGGCAAGTCCGAGAATCCGGTTCGGGCTCTCGCGAATCTGACTCGGTATCTCAGGGGTCCCGAGAACCCGGTTCAGTGTTTCGCGAGCCTGCTCGGGTGCCCCGTGGCTAG
- a CDS encoding aldo/keto reductase, translated as MASLTLPVLGYGAANLGNMYRELSDERAREVLDAAWDSGIRYFDTAPHYGLGLSERRLGDFLRTKPRGEYTVSTKVGRLLRPNPAGAGGYDLENNFVVPSDLKRVWDFSADGIRRSVAESKKRMCIDHFDILYLHDPERANVAEPLDQRLKTALTGLAALKEEGVVKAIGVGSMVSDALVSSARSGLVDLLMIAGRYTLAEQPALAEVVPACRENGVGIVNASVFNSGLLASDSPDSTARYEYGSVPGELLTKVQRIAAVCHRHGVALPTAALHYPLRDTSVRSIVVGSSRPEQVSENVTRLRAAVPGELWDELVAEGLIPA; from the coding sequence GTGGCTAGCCTCACTCTCCCCGTCCTGGGTTACGGAGCGGCTAACCTGGGCAACATGTATCGGGAACTGAGCGACGAGCGTGCCCGAGAGGTGCTGGACGCGGCCTGGGATTCGGGGATCCGCTATTTTGATACGGCACCCCACTATGGCCTGGGGCTCTCGGAGCGCAGGCTCGGCGACTTTTTGCGAACTAAGCCGCGCGGTGAGTACACGGTGTCAACCAAGGTGGGGCGTCTGCTGCGCCCCAATCCTGCGGGGGCGGGCGGGTACGATCTGGAGAATAATTTTGTGGTTCCCAGCGATCTGAAGCGTGTGTGGGATTTCTCGGCTGACGGGATCCGGCGTTCTGTCGCGGAGTCGAAGAAGCGCATGTGCATCGATCACTTTGATATTCTTTACCTGCACGACCCCGAGAGAGCCAACGTTGCAGAACCTCTTGACCAGCGCCTGAAAACAGCTCTTACCGGTCTTGCAGCGCTCAAAGAAGAGGGTGTGGTTAAAGCTATTGGCGTGGGGTCAATGGTGTCGGACGCCCTGGTGAGTTCCGCCCGGAGCGGGCTTGTTGATCTCCTCATGATTGCCGGACGCTACACCCTGGCGGAACAGCCTGCCCTGGCCGAGGTGGTTCCCGCCTGCCGCGAGAACGGTGTGGGAATCGTGAACGCCTCGGTGTTTAATTCGGGCCTTCTTGCGAGTGACAGTCCCGACAGCACCGCACGCTACGAGTACGGCTCGGTGCCCGGGGAACTTCTGACTAAGGTTCAGAGAATCGCGGCTGTGTGTCATCGGCACGGGGTTGCTCTGCCCACGGCGGCGCTGCACTACCCGCTGCGCGATACGAGCGTTCGCAGTATTGTGGTGGGGTCGAGTAGGCCCGAGCAGGTGAGCGAAAATGTTACCCGTCTGCGAGCAGCGGTTCCGGGTGAGCTTTGGGACGAGTTGGTCGCGGAGGGGTTGATACCCGCATGA
- a CDS encoding AAA family ATPase — protein sequence MQPPQEEQKSALEQFGINLTEVARSGKLDPVVGRDAEIRRVSQVLTRRTKNNPVLIGAPGVGKTAVVEGLAQRIIAGDVAESLKDKELISLDISALIAGAKYRGDFEERMKAVLQEIKESDGRVITFIDELHVLMGAGGGESSVAASNMLKPLLARGELRMIGATTLDEYREFIEKDAALERRFQQVYVGEPSVEDTVAILRGLKERYEAHHKVSIADSALVAAAALSNRYIPSRQLPDKAIDLIDEAASRLRMEIDSAPMEIDELRRSVDRLKLEELALKKEKDDASKERLVKLREDLKVREDDLRVLEERWEKERSSLNAVGELKEKLDAARISADRAQREGNLEKASRLLYGEIPVIQRQLQEAENAEQSDEPRMVSDQVTDEDIAAVIAVWTGIPVGRLLQGETEKLLRLETELGKRLIGQKAAVEAVSDAVRRTRAGISDPDRPTGSFLFLGPTGVGKTELAKALAEFLFDDEKAMIRIDMSEYGEKHTVSRLVGAPPGYVGYESGGQLTEAVRRRPYSVVLLDEIEKAHPEVFDVLLQVLDDGRLTDGQGRTVDFRNVILILTSNLGSQYLVDPNLGDEDKERAVREMVRQAFKPEFVNRLDDIVIFQSLTRGDLAQIVELYIDRLQERLAERRLNLAVTPDARAWLAERGYDPIYGARPLRRLMQTEIDDRLARSILSGEVHDGDVVRVDVDRDEDVLTVNSATSL from the coding sequence ATGCAGCCACCACAGGAAGAGCAGAAGAGTGCCCTTGAGCAGTTTGGTATAAATCTCACGGAGGTTGCGCGTAGCGGCAAGCTTGACCCGGTGGTTGGGCGAGACGCCGAGATTCGTCGTGTAAGCCAGGTGCTCACTCGGCGCACCAAAAACAATCCCGTGCTAATCGGTGCTCCCGGCGTGGGTAAAACGGCTGTGGTTGAGGGGCTTGCTCAGCGAATCATTGCTGGAGACGTGGCGGAGTCACTGAAAGATAAAGAATTGATCTCGCTCGATATCTCCGCCCTCATTGCGGGGGCTAAGTATCGCGGTGACTTTGAAGAGCGCATGAAGGCCGTGCTACAGGAGATCAAAGAGTCTGATGGTAGGGTCATCACCTTTATTGATGAGCTTCACGTGCTCATGGGAGCGGGTGGCGGCGAAAGCTCGGTTGCGGCCTCCAACATGCTTAAGCCGCTGCTCGCGCGCGGTGAGCTACGCATGATTGGTGCAACAACGCTCGACGAGTATCGCGAGTTCATCGAAAAAGACGCGGCCCTGGAGCGCCGTTTTCAGCAGGTTTATGTGGGTGAACCATCGGTTGAAGACACCGTTGCTATTCTGCGCGGTCTCAAAGAACGCTATGAGGCCCACCACAAGGTGTCCATCGCCGACAGCGCCCTGGTTGCTGCCGCGGCCCTTTCGAATCGATATATTCCGTCGCGTCAGCTTCCTGATAAGGCCATCGACCTGATCGATGAGGCGGCCAGTCGGTTGCGTATGGAGATTGATTCCGCCCCCATGGAGATCGATGAGCTTCGGCGCTCCGTAGATCGTCTCAAGCTTGAAGAACTCGCGCTAAAAAAAGAAAAAGACGATGCCTCAAAGGAGCGTCTGGTTAAGCTTCGCGAAGACCTCAAGGTGCGTGAGGACGATCTGAGGGTGCTTGAGGAACGGTGGGAAAAAGAACGCAGCAGCCTCAACGCGGTTGGTGAACTCAAGGAGAAACTGGATGCCGCCCGCATCAGCGCGGACCGCGCCCAACGTGAGGGCAACCTAGAAAAAGCGTCGCGACTGCTTTATGGCGAGATTCCGGTGATTCAGCGTCAACTACAAGAAGCCGAAAACGCTGAACAGAGTGATGAGCCTCGCATGGTGAGTGACCAGGTTACCGACGAGGACATCGCCGCCGTGATTGCCGTGTGGACGGGCATCCCCGTGGGGCGTCTCCTCCAGGGCGAAACCGAAAAGCTATTGCGGCTCGAAACCGAATTGGGCAAGCGCCTGATCGGACAGAAGGCAGCTGTTGAGGCCGTGTCGGATGCCGTGCGTCGCACCCGTGCCGGCATTTCAGATCCGGACCGACCCACGGGTTCCTTCCTCTTCCTCGGACCAACCGGTGTGGGTAAGACCGAGCTGGCCAAAGCCCTGGCGGAGTTTCTTTTTGACGACGAAAAAGCCATGATTCGCATCGACATGTCGGAGTACGGCGAAAAGCACACCGTGTCCCGGCTGGTAGGTGCCCCTCCCGGATACGTCGGTTACGAATCCGGCGGTCAACTCACCGAGGCTGTGCGCCGCCGCCCCTATTCGGTGGTTCTGCTCGACGAGATCGAGAAAGCTCACCCCGAGGTGTTCGACGTGCTGTTGCAGGTGCTTGACGACGGTCGCCTCACGGATGGCCAGGGCCGCACGGTGGATTTCCGCAACGTTATCCTCATTCTCACCTCCAACTTGGGAAGCCAGTACCTGGTCGACCCCAACCTGGGAGACGAGGACAAAGAGCGTGCGGTGCGCGAGATGGTGCGCCAGGCCTTTAAGCCTGAATTTGTGAACCGTCTTGATGACATCGTGATTTTCCAGTCGCTCACCCGCGGTGATCTTGCACAGATCGTTGAGCTCTACATCGATCGCCTGCAGGAGCGGCTCGCTGAGCGTCGCCTCAATCTCGCGGTAACCCCGGATGCCCGGGCCTGGCTCGCCGAGCGAGGCTACGACCCGATCTATGGCGCCCGCCCGCTGCGCAGGCTCATGCAAACCGAGATTGATGACCGCCTAGCGCGGTCCATCCTTTCGGGTGAGGTGCACGATGGTGATGTGGTTCGTGTGGACGTTGATCGTGACGAAGACGTTCTTACGGTGAACTCTGCAACGTCGTTGTAG
- a CDS encoding glycerophosphodiester phosphodiesterase family protein — MKRSFITLFSLLVLILQVIVPSAALANTTVGSLGGALRDNSHCTDTAAEALIKLQRLEGKQEFMTVRHRGDFDAVTPENSLQAFRNSYSYCRPGVETDVRRTADGQLVMFHDTNIGKMMEPTYNPEAGTGPNAALNSLTLGQLKQKNLVTIDRQPTNYKILTLQEFLQDAVDQEAESLLFIEIKSDDDVAQAVREVLAFHQAAPRAKIFDRVVFKFRLSAYPTFELWQDSLKDLPELPRIPLTQVAVSRVIADNVDRRTDIPVPSGMTPSYYGTKTWAESDATADGVLSVEVTMKDSTGFYETTARSGYGDRAPFAKIEQYYAPQDLSERNTREGTMAQLTALVRASNKPLGQFVPIPDWVMWRKNFTEWDKPLPSVAGNATAITPKDAYFQNDSRCCYALQFRIADQGNDPEQNDLRILLPWMEDIGATVLTSDDTDSIDYYFEGRDKLYNIGQVWDGGPLEPAPAAMNSLISSNTNQRFTSPLMMVSISSIQVNDIDGESPGDIYGNVSIRDESSYGTVLFDQSQGNNIPIYPHDYIPLTGPPGTENSNAFNGQALLHGGSISVELWDHDTFSPDDLIAYAQIEIPENTEEVSVTYKTGSGEQHEIPGKGTYTTYGSVTINYSVQRYWTNFVVEKLTVNNIDGESPGDLFGTVRLFQDGRNRLDWLDAIFFDRLSLRHIPVYPGDDVPLVLGQAPGFDSVHLEISLQDYDVISPNDCVAIGSLLLDKTQPIDQITGHELGCSWVDRQNTTTYTTWNASMNRKERLPSQFIPVTDGDGS, encoded by the coding sequence ATGAAACGATCGTTCATCACGCTGTTTTCTTTATTGGTACTTATTCTGCAAGTTATTGTTCCTAGTGCGGCTTTAGCAAATACCACTGTGGGTAGTCTCGGGGGCGCGTTAAGAGATAATTCTCACTGTACTGATACCGCTGCTGAGGCTTTGATTAAGTTGCAGCGGCTCGAGGGTAAGCAAGAGTTTATGACGGTTCGTCATCGGGGAGATTTTGATGCTGTGACGCCGGAGAATAGTCTTCAGGCGTTTAGGAATTCATATTCGTATTGTCGTCCTGGTGTGGAGACAGATGTGCGACGCACTGCCGATGGTCAGTTGGTGATGTTTCACGATACGAATATTGGAAAAATGATGGAGCCTACCTATAATCCGGAGGCGGGCACGGGTCCGAATGCGGCGTTGAATAGTTTGACTCTTGGTCAGCTTAAACAGAAGAACCTGGTTACTATTGACCGTCAGCCTACGAACTATAAGATTCTTACTCTTCAGGAATTTCTTCAGGATGCTGTTGATCAGGAGGCTGAGTCTCTTCTTTTTATAGAGATCAAGTCAGATGATGATGTTGCTCAGGCTGTGCGGGAGGTGCTCGCGTTTCATCAGGCTGCTCCACGAGCAAAGATATTTGATCGGGTGGTGTTTAAGTTTAGGCTTAGTGCTTATCCCACCTTTGAGCTGTGGCAAGACTCTCTGAAAGACTTGCCGGAGTTGCCTCGTATCCCGCTGACTCAGGTGGCGGTGAGTCGTGTTATTGCGGATAATGTTGATCGTCGCACTGATATTCCTGTTCCCTCGGGGATGACGCCGAGTTATTATGGTACGAAGACTTGGGCAGAGTCTGATGCGACAGCTGATGGTGTTCTCAGTGTAGAAGTCACCATGAAAGACTCCACCGGATTTTACGAGACTACTGCGCGAAGCGGTTATGGTGATCGTGCGCCGTTCGCAAAAATTGAACAGTATTATGCCCCGCAAGACCTATCTGAAAGAAACACGCGGGAGGGAACGATGGCGCAGTTGACTGCTCTTGTTCGTGCGTCGAATAAGCCGTTGGGGCAGTTTGTTCCTATTCCTGATTGGGTTATGTGGCGGAAGAACTTTACCGAGTGGGATAAGCCGCTTCCCAGTGTGGCTGGTAATGCTACTGCTATTACTCCTAAGGATGCGTATTTTCAGAATGATTCACGGTGTTGTTACGCGCTCCAGTTCCGTATTGCGGATCAGGGTAATGATCCGGAACAGAATGATCTTCGTATACTTTTGCCGTGGATGGAAGATATTGGAGCAACTGTTTTGACTTCGGATGACACCGATAGTATCGATTATTACTTCGAGGGTCGAGACAAGCTGTATAACATAGGTCAGGTTTGGGATGGGGGGCCTCTAGAGCCGGCGCCGGCTGCAATGAACTCCCTGATCAGTTCTAATACTAATCAGCGCTTTACCTCGCCCCTGATGATGGTCTCTATAAGTTCTATCCAGGTGAATGATATTGATGGGGAGAGCCCGGGCGATATTTACGGAAACGTATCTATCCGAGACGAAAGTTCTTATGGAACTGTGCTGTTTGATCAATCCCAGGGAAACAACATACCCATTTACCCCCACGACTATATACCCCTCACAGGGCCTCCAGGAACAGAAAATTCAAATGCCTTTAACGGGCAAGCTTTACTTCACGGTGGAAGCATTTCCGTTGAACTCTGGGATCATGATACTTTTTCTCCCGATGACCTTATCGCTTATGCCCAGATCGAAATACCAGAGAACACCGAAGAGGTGAGTGTAACCTATAAAACGGGTAGTGGTGAACAACATGAGATCCCCGGAAAGGGAACATATACCACCTATGGCTCAGTCACAATTAATTACTCGGTGCAACGCTATTGGACTAACTTCGTAGTGGAGAAGCTGACTGTGAACAATATTGATGGTGAAAGCCCCGGTGATCTCTTTGGGACGGTGCGGTTGTTCCAGGACGGTCGGAATCGCTTAGATTGGCTCGATGCGATCTTCTTCGATCGGCTAAGCCTGAGGCATATCCCTGTGTACCCTGGTGATGATGTTCCGCTAGTGCTTGGGCAAGCCCCTGGGTTTGATAGTGTGCACCTTGAAATATCCCTTCAAGATTACGATGTTATTTCGCCCAATGATTGCGTGGCAATAGGGTCTTTGTTATTGGATAAGACTCAGCCAATTGATCAGATAACGGGGCATGAGCTTGGCTGCTCTTGGGTAGACCGTCAGAATACCACCACCTACACAACGTGGAACGCCTCCATGAATCGTAAGGAGAGACTGCCTTCTCAATTTATCCCCGTGACGGATGGTGACGGTAGCTAG
- a CDS encoding FadR/GntR family transcriptional regulator, producing the protein MAVTDEAILKIKEMIISGELRPGEKLPPEKELSERLGLSRSSMREAVKALEVIRILDVRRGDGTYVTSLEPRLLLEAMTFVADLQRDHSVFELFQVRRILEPAAAALAATSTTAEDIAELRAQITSVEGSTDVEELVSHDLAFHNAIAELAGNSYLSTLIESISGHTVRARIWRGLTQAHSTPQTLLEHRAIVDALERGDAQLAQALTTAHIAGVEQWLREAAVAE; encoded by the coding sequence ATGGCGGTGACCGATGAGGCTATTCTCAAGATTAAAGAGATGATTATCTCCGGCGAGCTTCGCCCCGGTGAGAAACTTCCCCCAGAAAAAGAACTCAGCGAACGGTTGGGTCTCTCACGAAGCTCCATGCGCGAGGCGGTCAAGGCGCTTGAGGTCATTCGCATCCTGGACGTGCGCCGCGGAGATGGCACCTACGTTACGAGCCTCGAGCCTCGCCTGCTGCTGGAGGCGATGACCTTTGTGGCTGATCTGCAACGCGACCACTCTGTGTTTGAACTCTTTCAGGTGCGCCGCATCCTTGAACCGGCCGCCGCCGCGCTCGCAGCAACCAGTACGACAGCGGAGGATATCGCGGAGCTTCGCGCACAGATCACATCCGTCGAAGGCTCTACGGATGTGGAGGAACTGGTCTCGCACGACCTCGCGTTTCACAACGCGATTGCGGAGCTGGCAGGTAACTCCTACCTCTCAACGCTGATCGAGTCGATCTCGGGGCACACTGTGCGGGCGCGAATCTGGCGTGGGCTCACCCAGGCGCACTCGACCCCACAAACCCTGTTGGAGCATCGCGCAATTGTGGATGCCCTAGAGCGGGGCGACGCCCAACTCGCCCAGGCGCTCACCACGGCGCACATTGCGGGTGTGGAACAGTGGCTGCGCGAAGCGGCGGTTGCAGAGTAG
- a CDS encoding amidohydrolase family protein, translating to MSVMTGRIDSHLHLWDLDVSEYAWLTPSMGRLYSTFTPSEAGETLRVHEMEGAVLVQAEDSVVDTQFMLDVAAANPWVVGVVGWVALDNPAVVHSQLDRWREYPVFCGVRHLINDDPRGDLLDRTEVRESLRELTRHSLPFDVHDAWPRHLDQATRLATELPELLLVLDHLGKPPRHREGDNFARWSDAIGEFARRPNTVTKLSGLAREGYPLAREELMRTFDRVLDLFGPGRIMYGGDWPVAPDEYGVTLGVAEELISQLSPSEQRQIMRETAVEVYRLGR from the coding sequence ATGAGTGTGATGACCGGCAGGATCGATTCGCACCTGCACCTGTGGGATCTTGACGTGAGTGAGTACGCATGGCTCACGCCGTCTATGGGTCGTCTGTACTCCACGTTTACCCCGTCAGAGGCGGGTGAAACTCTCCGTGTCCACGAGATGGAGGGGGCCGTGCTGGTACAGGCCGAAGACAGCGTGGTTGATACCCAATTTATGCTGGATGTTGCCGCCGCCAACCCCTGGGTTGTGGGGGTTGTGGGGTGGGTTGCCCTGGATAACCCCGCCGTGGTTCATTCCCAATTGGATCGGTGGCGGGAGTATCCCGTTTTTTGCGGGGTACGCCATCTGATCAATGATGATCCCCGTGGAGACCTGTTGGATCGAACCGAGGTGCGTGAGTCGCTCCGTGAGCTTACCCGGCACTCACTTCCTTTTGATGTGCACGATGCGTGGCCGCGCCACCTTGACCAAGCCACGCGCCTGGCCACGGAATTGCCTGAACTTCTGTTGGTGCTGGATCACCTGGGCAAGCCGCCGCGTCACCGTGAGGGTGATAATTTTGCTCGCTGGTCGGATGCCATCGGCGAGTTTGCGCGACGCCCCAACACGGTTACTAAGCTTTCGGGACTCGCCCGGGAGGGGTATCCTCTCGCTCGTGAAGAGCTCATGAGAACCTTTGACCGCGTTTTAGATCTGTTTGGGCCCGGGCGAATCATGTATGGTGGGGATTGGCCGGTGGCACCGGATGAATATGGTGTAACCCTCGGAGTCGCGGAGGAATTAATTTCGCAACTCTCGCCGAGTGAGCAGCGACAAATAATGCGGGAAACCGCTGTTGAGGTTTATCGGTTGGGTCGGTGA